The stretch of DNA ATGCGTGGCAATATTTATGCTACCGACGGTAGTTTGCTGGCAACTTCCCTGCCAACGTATGTGGTTGGGTTAGACCCCACACAGGCCAAACCTGAGTATTTTACCAGAAAAGTTGATTCGCTGGGATTGCTGCTGTCGCGGATTTACAAAGACCGTTCGGCCCGCGACTATGCCGACCTCGTGCGCGATGCCCGGACGCACAAACGCCGGTACGTGCTGCTAAACCGTCGGCGCGTTACGTTTCAGGAACGGCAGGAAATGCTGAAATGGCCGTTCTTCCGGTCGTCGCCGAAAGTGGCGGCTCGCGGGGGCGTATTACGGCCCTACTACGAACGGTATCACCCGTTTGAGCAGATGGCCGGACGAACTATCGGCAACCTCGACGCCAAAACCGGGCGCGGCCTGATTGGTCTGGAAGCCAGTTTCCAGCCCGCTTTGGCTGGCAGAAATGCGGTAGGTTTAGTTGAAGTGCTGTCGGGTGGAGTACGCAAACCCGTTGACGACGGGCCGGAAATGAAACCCGAACCCGGCATGGACCTGTACACCACCATTGATGTCAACTATCAGGACATGGCCGAAAGTGCGCTACGGTCGACGCTCGAAAAATACAACGCGGCCAAAGGATGCGTAATTGTGATGGAAGTAGCCACCGGCGAGATTCGGGCACTGGCAAACCTGAGCCGCACCCGACCGGGGCATTATGTCGAGAATTTTAACCACGCGCTGGCGGGCCGCACCGACCCCGGCAGCACATTTAAGCTGGCAACGATGATGGCTTTACTCGAAGAAAAGGCCATCTCGCTCGAACAGCCCGTGGCAACCGGGGGCGGAGCTACGCGCTACCGGGGTCTGGAAATCCGCGATGCCAAACGTGGGGGTGCGGGTACGATTACAGCCCGGCAGGTGTTCGAGAAATCATCGAACGTAGGAACGCACCTGCTCATGCGCAGCTATTTCTACAGCCGGCCCGATCTGTATTGCCAATACCTGCGTCGGTTCCACCTGACCAAGCCAACGGGCATTCACATGAAAGGAGAGGCTATTCCGGTTGTTCGCAACCCCGACATGAAAGGCTGGAGCAAGGTGTCGCTGACGTCGATGTGTTATGGCTACGAAATGCAGATTACGCCCCTGCAAATGCTGGCATTCTACAACGCTGTAGCCAATGGCGGGCGATGGGTACGGCCCATGATTGTGAAGCGCATCAAACTGGCCGACGAGGTAGTGGAAGAAAATCAGCCATACGTGCTGCCCGAACCCATCTGCTCGAAAGAAACAGCCCGCAAGGCACAGGCGTTGCTGCGGGGCGTGGTCGAACGCGGTACGGCGAAACACATCAACAACCCGCACTATGCCATTGCGGGCAAAACCGGTACGGCCCAGAAAATCATTAACGGACAATATCAGGTTGGCAAATATTACACGTCGTTTATCGGTTATTTCCCGGCCAACAATCCTAAATACAGCATGATTACAGTGGTCGATAGTCCGCAGGGCAACAACATCGACCTGCTGTATGCCGGGGCGGTGGCTGCGCCGGTGTTCAAGCAGATTGCCGACCGGATTGTGGCCTACGATATTCGGATGCACGCGCCCATCCGGGCCGACAAGCAGTTGTCTCGCCCCACAACGGGCCTGCTGGCGGGCTACGCCGACGATCTGCACACCATCGGCACAACGCTGAATATTGCTACCGAACCCAACACGGAAGGCTGGGTTGAAACCACCGATGGCAACCGCTGGCGCAGCCGCCCCACCCGCACCGACCGCGTACCCGACGTGCGCGGTCTGGCCCTGCGCGACGCCCTGTTTCTGCTCGAAAACCGGGGCTTTCGCGTGTCAGTGGAGGGGCATGGCAAAGTGAAAGAACAGTCTATTACTCCCGGCACCGGAACAAGTGAAACGGGCACAAAAGCAATTACTCTAACATTAGGGTAAGAAAGGTCTTATATTGCAGCATGGATGAGATTACAATGCTGCGTGAATTAAGGCAACACGTAGAATATAGTATCCGGCTAATTGAAATTGAGCTTTCACTGGCCGACCCTGTGACGCACACGGATGAAGAGCATGATTTTCTAATCAAGAAGGCCAGAATGTTTAGGGATTCGTTGAAAAGGATTGATGAGCGATTACTGGAATTAGATTAACAGACGACACATGAATCAGG from Spirosoma montaniterrae encodes:
- a CDS encoding penicillin-binding protein; this translates as MNHKQEIIQRANHVYYVVIALALGVLVRLVYVQYFHTHKGKLWRERVATTIIKRDTLRAMRGNIYATDGSLLATSLPTYVVGLDPTQAKPEYFTRKVDSLGLLLSRIYKDRSARDYADLVRDARTHKRRYVLLNRRRVTFQERQEMLKWPFFRSSPKVAARGGVLRPYYERYHPFEQMAGRTIGNLDAKTGRGLIGLEASFQPALAGRNAVGLVEVLSGGVRKPVDDGPEMKPEPGMDLYTTIDVNYQDMAESALRSTLEKYNAAKGCVIVMEVATGEIRALANLSRTRPGHYVENFNHALAGRTDPGSTFKLATMMALLEEKAISLEQPVATGGGATRYRGLEIRDAKRGGAGTITARQVFEKSSNVGTHLLMRSYFYSRPDLYCQYLRRFHLTKPTGIHMKGEAIPVVRNPDMKGWSKVSLTSMCYGYEMQITPLQMLAFYNAVANGGRWVRPMIVKRIKLADEVVEENQPYVLPEPICSKETARKAQALLRGVVERGTAKHINNPHYAIAGKTGTAQKIINGQYQVGKYYTSFIGYFPANNPKYSMITVVDSPQGNNIDLLYAGAVAAPVFKQIADRIVAYDIRMHAPIRADKQLSRPTTGLLAGYADDLHTIGTTLNIATEPNTEGWVETTDGNRWRSRPTRTDRVPDVRGLALRDALFLLENRGFRVSVEGHGKVKEQSITPGTGTSETGTKAITLTLG